From a region of the Malania oleifera isolate guangnan ecotype guangnan chromosome 12, ASM2987363v1, whole genome shotgun sequence genome:
- the LOC131144400 gene encoding APO protein 4, mitochondrial isoform X1 has protein sequence MALRKKFWFNILKDFNFGCKCSRYYSSKVDFRKLRPMILKRIESRAKDYPIRGFVPVAFDVLKARALLIQGVSTLLNVFPVMACKFCSEIYVGEKGHLIQTCHGYRCRAKSQVHEWISGGLNDILVPVETFHLQSMFQEVIKHQQRFDFKRVPAVVELCLQAGAYPCDDYLNSSSITHGVEGAQSLPSHDLSQVAKVTLKAWESLRCGVQKLLLVYPAKVCKYCSEVHVGPSGHRARLCGVFKNESWRGTHFWKKADVDDLVPPKIVWRRRPYDPPVLLDKGRGFYGRAPAVIDLCTQAGAIAPSKYFCMMKIQGLSEPIWN, from the exons ATGGCCTTGAGGAAGAAGTTTTGGTTTAATATTTTGAAAGACTTCAATTTTGGCTGCAAATGTTCCCGATACTACAGCTCAAAAGTGGACTTCAGAAAGCTCAGGCCAATGATTCTCAAAAGAATTGAAAGTAGGGCTAAAGACTATCCAATTCGAGGCTTTGTACCTGTTGCATTTGATGTCCTCAAGGCCAGGGCCCTTCTCATTCAGGGTGTGTCTACTCTTCTCAATGTTTTTCCTGTCATGGCCTGCAA GTTCTGTTCAGAAATATATGTTGGTGAGAAAGGTCACTTAATCCAGACCTGTCATGGTTACAGATGCCGTGCCAAGAGCCAGGTTCATGAATGGATCAGTGGTGGCCTGAATGACATACTTGTCCCGGTAGAAACTTTTCACCTACAGTCCATGTTCCAAGAAGTCATTAAACATCAACAAAGATTTGATTTTAAGCGTGTTCCTGCAGTTGTTGAGCTTTGCTTGCAGGCAGGGGCATATCCATGTGATGATTACTTGAACTCCAGCAGCATCACCCATGGTGTTGAAGGAGCTCAGTCTTTGCCATCCCACGATTTGAGCCAAGTAGCCAAGGTAACATTGAAGGCATGGGAATCACTTAGATGTGGGGTGCAAAAGTTATTATTGGTTTATCCAGCGAAGGTTTGTAAATACTGTTCGGAAGTTCATGTGGGGCCATCTGGGCATAGGGCTAGACTTTGTGGGGTATTCAAGAATGAGAGTTGGCGTGGAACCCACTTCTGGAAGAAAGCAGATGTTGATGATTTGGTGCCTCCAAAGATCGTATGGAGGCGGCGGCCTTATGACCCTCCTGTGCTGCTGGACAAGGGACGCGGTTTTTATGGGCGTGCACCTGCGGTGATTGATCTCTGTACACAGGCTGGTGCTATTGCACCGAGCAAGTATTTTTGTATGATGAAAATACAGGGTCTATCAGAACCTATTTGGAATTGA
- the LOC131144400 gene encoding APO protein 4, mitochondrial isoform X2 has product MALRKKFWFNILKDFNFGCKCSRYYSSKVDFRKLRPMILKRIESRAKDYPIRGFVPVAFDVLKARALLIQGVSTLLNVFPVMACKCRAKSQVHEWISGGLNDILVPVETFHLQSMFQEVIKHQQRFDFKRVPAVVELCLQAGAYPCDDYLNSSSITHGVEGAQSLPSHDLSQVAKVTLKAWESLRCGVQKLLLVYPAKVCKYCSEVHVGPSGHRARLCGVFKNESWRGTHFWKKADVDDLVPPKIVWRRRPYDPPVLLDKGRGFYGRAPAVIDLCTQAGAIAPSKYFCMMKIQGLSEPIWN; this is encoded by the exons ATGGCCTTGAGGAAGAAGTTTTGGTTTAATATTTTGAAAGACTTCAATTTTGGCTGCAAATGTTCCCGATACTACAGCTCAAAAGTGGACTTCAGAAAGCTCAGGCCAATGATTCTCAAAAGAATTGAAAGTAGGGCTAAAGACTATCCAATTCGAGGCTTTGTACCTGTTGCATTTGATGTCCTCAAGGCCAGGGCCCTTCTCATTCAGGGTGTGTCTACTCTTCTCAATGTTTTTCCTGTCATGGCCTGCAA ATGCCGTGCCAAGAGCCAGGTTCATGAATGGATCAGTGGTGGCCTGAATGACATACTTGTCCCGGTAGAAACTTTTCACCTACAGTCCATGTTCCAAGAAGTCATTAAACATCAACAAAGATTTGATTTTAAGCGTGTTCCTGCAGTTGTTGAGCTTTGCTTGCAGGCAGGGGCATATCCATGTGATGATTACTTGAACTCCAGCAGCATCACCCATGGTGTTGAAGGAGCTCAGTCTTTGCCATCCCACGATTTGAGCCAAGTAGCCAAGGTAACATTGAAGGCATGGGAATCACTTAGATGTGGGGTGCAAAAGTTATTATTGGTTTATCCAGCGAAGGTTTGTAAATACTGTTCGGAAGTTCATGTGGGGCCATCTGGGCATAGGGCTAGACTTTGTGGGGTATTCAAGAATGAGAGTTGGCGTGGAACCCACTTCTGGAAGAAAGCAGATGTTGATGATTTGGTGCCTCCAAAGATCGTATGGAGGCGGCGGCCTTATGACCCTCCTGTGCTGCTGGACAAGGGACGCGGTTTTTATGGGCGTGCACCTGCGGTGATTGATCTCTGTACACAGGCTGGTGCTATTGCACCGAGCAAGTATTTTTGTATGATGAAAATACAGGGTCTATCAGAACCTATTTGGAATTGA